A single window of Sulfitobacter sp. JL08 DNA harbors:
- a CDS encoding BolA family protein gives MTDKLDAAGVVPVLVRDEIHDRLEQTFSPTALEVVDDSEAHRGHSGYQEGGQSHFNVMIRADAFKGQSRVARHRAVHAALGPALIARIHALALDIGV, from the coding sequence ATGACAGATAAATTGGATGCAGCTGGCGTTGTGCCGGTTCTGGTGCGGGATGAAATCCACGATCGCCTTGAACAGACCTTTTCGCCCACCGCGCTTGAGGTTGTGGATGACAGCGAGGCGCATCGCGGCCACAGTGGATATCAGGAAGGCGGGCAGAGCCATTTCAATGTGATGATCCGCGCCGACGCATTCAAGGGGCAATCGCGGGTGGCGCGTCACCGGGCGGTTCATGCCGCGCTTGGGCCTGCGCTTATTGCGCGTATTCACGCACTGGCGTTGGATATCGGCGTCTAG
- a CDS encoding flavodoxin domain-containing protein, with protein sequence MTHSDARKILIVYASTEGQTRKIARYCADRLMAMGHSVEMLRAADDDGGTLGQADAVILAGSVHMGRLQKELADLDRIAAEFCDKAGLRPLSIHQVAGAFRFTQYDFFKSWAMRYIAAKMDQDVDPHADREYTDWAKLADIVKDFVSFKGRSADAKAPETVRPQASS encoded by the coding sequence ATGACACATTCTGACGCCCGGAAAATACTTATCGTTTACGCCTCGACCGAGGGGCAGACCCGAAAAATCGCGCGGTATTGCGCTGACAGATTGATGGCCATGGGCCATTCGGTCGAAATGTTGCGCGCTGCCGATGATGATGGCGGTACTTTGGGGCAGGCGGATGCGGTCATTCTGGCCGGATCGGTCCATATGGGCCGTTTGCAAAAGGAACTGGCCGATCTGGACCGGATTGCGGCCGAATTCTGCGACAAGGCCGGATTGCGCCCGTTGTCGATCCACCAGGTTGCCGGTGCGTTTCGTTTCACGCAGTACGATTTCTTCAAATCGTGGGCGATGCGCTATATCGCGGCAAAGATGGATCAGGACGTCGATCCGCACGCGGATCGGGAATACACGGATTGGGCCAAACTGGCTGACATCGTAAAGGATTTCGTCAGCTTCAAAGGCCGGTCCGCAGATGCCAAAGCTCCGGAAACAGTTCGACCTCAAGCATCTTCCTGA
- the pepN gene encoding aminopeptidase N, whose product MKDAAPETIYLSDYEPFGYLVDAVHLTFDLSPHATKVASRIQFRPNPDAKDRTFFLHGEDLTLIRASIDGTKVDPECTDDGLRCPVPDAPFIWEAEVEIDPASNTALEGLYQSSGMYCTQCEAQGFRKITYYPDRPDVMSVFTVRINGPHPVLLSNGNPVGAGDGWAEWHDPWPKPAYLFALVAGDLVNHPDTFTTMTGKKVALNIWVRADDLHKCAFGMEALKKSMKWDEDVYGREYDLDVFNIVAVDDFNMAAMENKGLNIFNSSAVLASPETSTDTNFERIEAIIAHEYFHNWTGNRITCRDWFQLCLKEGLTVYRDAQFTSDVRSAPVKRITDVIDLRARQFPEDNGPLAHPVRPESFQEINNFYTATVYEKGAEVIGMLKTLVGDEAYGKALDLYFKRHDGDAATIEDWLKVFEDVTGRDLSQFKRWYSQAGTPRLSVEEDFKDGVFTLTFQQDTKPSSTTPDPQPQVIPIAVGLLGQNGDEVQETQVLEMTQARQSFSFKGLATRPVASILRGFSAPVILSHPEGEAQRGFLLAHDTDPFNRWEAGRALARAALSDMILKDAPPDTTFLAGMAAVLRDDSVDPATRALMLGLPSQSDMATSLHDTGHVPDPQAIWAASETMKQAISQYNQDLLPRLYSEMHIDAPYSPDADQVGKRALQGAVLALMSRLDGGAQAARQFESADNMTQQLSALACLLNSGKGIAETQAFYDQWKHDRLVIDKWFSLQIIQSTPHQTVEITKNLTKHADFNWKNPNRFRATLGALSMHHAGFHQQDGSGYALLADWLIKLDAANPQTTARMTSAFQTWRRYDSKRQDHVRAQLDRIAATPDLSRDTHEMISRIRGA is encoded by the coding sequence ATGAAAGACGCTGCCCCAGAAACAATTTACCTGAGCGATTATGAACCTTTCGGATATCTTGTGGATGCGGTTCACCTGACCTTTGATCTGTCGCCTCATGCCACCAAAGTAGCCAGCCGGATCCAGTTTCGCCCCAATCCCGATGCAAAGGACCGCACGTTCTTCCTGCACGGCGAAGACCTCACGCTGATCCGCGCCAGCATTGACGGCACCAAAGTCGATCCCGAATGCACGGACGACGGGCTGAGATGCCCCGTTCCGGACGCCCCGTTTATCTGGGAAGCCGAGGTCGAGATTGATCCGGCCTCAAACACGGCACTGGAGGGCCTTTATCAATCCAGCGGCATGTATTGCACCCAGTGCGAGGCGCAGGGGTTTCGCAAGATCACCTACTATCCGGATCGCCCCGACGTGATGTCCGTGTTTACCGTACGCATAAATGGCCCCCACCCCGTTCTGCTGTCCAACGGCAACCCTGTCGGGGCCGGCGACGGATGGGCCGAATGGCATGATCCGTGGCCCAAACCCGCCTATCTTTTTGCTTTGGTTGCCGGTGATCTGGTGAACCATCCCGATACGTTTACAACGATGACTGGAAAAAAGGTCGCGCTGAACATCTGGGTGCGTGCCGATGATCTGCACAAATGTGCGTTTGGCATGGAAGCCCTGAAAAAATCCATGAAGTGGGACGAAGACGTTTACGGCCGCGAATATGATCTGGACGTATTCAACATCGTGGCGGTGGACGATTTCAACATGGCGGCGATGGAGAACAAGGGGCTGAACATCTTCAACTCCTCAGCCGTTCTGGCCAGCCCGGAAACATCGACCGACACAAATTTCGAACGGATCGAAGCGATCATCGCCCATGAATATTTCCACAACTGGACGGGCAACCGCATCACCTGCCGCGACTGGTTCCAACTGTGCTTGAAAGAAGGATTGACGGTATACCGCGACGCCCAGTTCACGTCCGATGTACGCAGTGCTCCGGTAAAACGCATCACCGATGTGATTGATCTGCGCGCGCGCCAGTTTCCCGAAGATAACGGTCCGCTGGCGCATCCGGTACGCCCGGAAAGCTTTCAGGAAATCAACAACTTCTATACCGCAACTGTATACGAAAAAGGCGCCGAGGTGATCGGCATGCTGAAAACACTGGTCGGGGATGAGGCCTATGGCAAGGCGCTTGATCTTTATTTCAAACGCCATGACGGTGACGCCGCCACGATCGAGGATTGGCTGAAAGTGTTCGAAGATGTCACAGGTCGCGACCTGTCACAGTTCAAACGCTGGTATTCACAGGCCGGAACACCGCGCCTGTCCGTCGAAGAAGATTTCAAAGATGGGGTTTTTACCCTTACCTTTCAACAGGATACAAAGCCAAGTTCTACTACGCCCGACCCGCAGCCACAGGTTATTCCCATTGCTGTCGGTCTGCTGGGCCAGAACGGTGACGAGGTACAGGAAACACAGGTTCTGGAAATGACGCAGGCGCGCCAGTCCTTTTCCTTCAAAGGGCTTGCCACGCGCCCCGTTGCATCGATCTTGCGCGGCTTTTCGGCGCCGGTCATCCTGTCCCACCCCGAGGGCGAGGCGCAACGCGGTTTCCTGCTGGCCCATGACACCGACCCATTCAACCGGTGGGAAGCGGGACGCGCCTTGGCGCGCGCCGCCCTGAGCGACATGATTCTGAAAGACGCGCCCCCCGACACCACCTTTCTTGCCGGGATGGCGGCCGTGTTGCGCGACGACAGTGTTGACCCGGCAACCCGTGCCCTGATGCTGGGACTGCCCAGCCAGTCCGATATGGCCACCAGTCTGCACGACACCGGGCATGTGCCTGACCCGCAAGCGATCTGGGCAGCCAGCGAAACGATGAAGCAGGCTATCTCGCAATATAATCAGGATCTTCTGCCACGACTCTACAGTGAAATGCATATTGACGCCCCCTATTCGCCGGATGCCGATCAGGTCGGCAAACGCGCGTTGCAGGGGGCTGTTCTTGCACTGATGTCGCGCCTTGACGGTGGCGCGCAGGCGGCGCGGCAGTTCGAATCCGCGGATAATATGACTCAACAATTGTCGGCTCTTGCCTGTTTGCTGAATTCCGGAAAAGGGATCGCGGAAACACAAGCGTTCTACGACCAGTGGAAACACGACCGTCTGGTGATCGACAAATGGTTCAGCCTGCAAATCATCCAGTCCACGCCGCACCAGACCGTGGAAATCACGAAGAACCTGACGAAACATGCTGATTTCAATTGGAAAAACCCCAACAGGTTCCGTGCCACACTGGGTGCTTTGTCAATGCATCACGCAGGGTTTCATCAACAGGACGGCAGCGGGTATGCGCTGCTGGCCGACTGGCTGATCAAACTGGATGCGGCCAATCCGCAGACAACCGCCCGCATGACCAGCGCGTTCCAGACATGGCGCCGCTATGACAGCAAACGTCAGGATCATGTGCGCGCCCAGCTTGACCGAATCGCGGCAACGCCCGATCTGTCGCGCGACACACATGAAATGATCAGCCGGATCAGGGGGGCATGA
- the cobS gene encoding cobaltochelatase subunit CobS, translated as MADGSIDINAKPTETISVRDVFGIDTDMTVKGFSDTSDRVPLLDSTYKFDPDTTLAILAGFSHNRRVMIQGYHGTGKSTHIEQVAARLNWPTVRVNLDSHISRIDLIGKDAIKLRDGVQVTEFQEGILPWALRTPTAIVFDEYDAGRADVMFVIQRVLEVDGKLTLLDQNKVLDPHPYFRLFATANTVGLGDTTGLYHGTQQINQGQMDRWSLVATLNYLSIEAETAIVLAKNPHYNSDKGRKTIKQMVTVADLTRTAFMSGDLSTVMSPRTVIAWAQNAEIFRNVGYAFRLSFLNKCDELERQTVAEFYQRLFDEELPESAASASLG; from the coding sequence ATGGCGGACGGCTCGATCGATATCAATGCAAAACCGACCGAGACGATTTCGGTGCGCGATGTATTCGGCATCGACACAGACATGACCGTCAAAGGGTTTTCGGATACATCCGATCGGGTTCCGCTACTGGACAGCACCTATAAATTCGATCCAGATACCACGCTGGCCATTCTTGCGGGGTTTTCACACAACCGGCGTGTGATGATCCAAGGCTATCACGGCACCGGAAAATCCACCCATATCGAACAGGTCGCCGCGCGGCTGAACTGGCCCACGGTACGGGTGAATCTGGATAGCCACATCAGCCGGATCGATCTGATCGGCAAAGACGCGATCAAACTGCGCGACGGCGTTCAGGTGACAGAATTTCAAGAAGGCATCCTGCCATGGGCGCTGCGCACACCAACGGCCATCGTGTTCGATGAATATGATGCCGGCCGCGCAGACGTGATGTTCGTGATCCAGCGCGTGCTGGAAGTTGACGGAAAACTGACCCTGCTGGACCAGAACAAGGTGCTGGACCCGCACCCCTATTTCCGCCTGTTTGCCACTGCCAACACTGTTGGTCTGGGCGATACAACCGGGCTTTATCATGGCACACAACAGATCAACCAGGGCCAGATGGACCGCTGGTCACTGGTGGCAACGCTGAATTATCTGAGCATCGAGGCCGAAACCGCCATCGTTCTGGCGAAGAACCCGCATTACAACAGCGACAAGGGTCGCAAGACGATCAAACAGATGGTCACAGTCGCCGATCTGACGCGCACCGCCTTCATGTCGGGCGATCTGAGCACGGTCATGTCACCGCGCACTGTGATTGCCTGGGCGCAGAATGCCGAAATTTTCCGCAATGTCGGCTATGCGTTTCGCCTGTCGTTCCTGAACAAATGCGACGAACTGGAACGCCAGACCGTGGCCGAGTTCTACCAGCGCCTGTTCGACGAGGAACTGCCCGAAAGCGCGGCCAGCGCGAGCCTGGGATGA
- the kynA gene encoding tryptophan 2,3-dioxygenase: MTDPYDPTKEGAQMSFDGRMSYGDYLSLSALLDAQHPVSDAHDEMLFIIQHQTSELWMRLAIHELTAARATLQTGDRRPAFKMLARVSRIFEQLNNAWDVLRTMTPSDYTAFRDSLGQSSGFQSHQYRQIEFVLGNRNPAMLRPHAHRPDITALLQAELATPSLYDVALQALHASIPLPEEALHRDIAMPHTPSDAIIAAWSKVYRAPQTHWELYELAEKLVDLEDYFRRWRFNHVTTVERVIGFKRGTGGTGGVSYLRKMLEVELFPELWHLRTGL; this comes from the coding sequence ATGACCGATCCCTACGACCCCACCAAAGAAGGCGCGCAAATGTCCTTTGACGGGCGTATGTCCTATGGCGATTATCTGAGCCTGTCAGCCCTGCTGGACGCACAGCATCCGGTGTCAGACGCGCATGACGAAATGCTGTTCATCATCCAGCACCAGACATCGGAATTATGGATGCGGCTGGCGATACACGAACTGACAGCGGCGCGCGCGACGCTGCAAACGGGTGACCGCCGCCCTGCGTTCAAGATGCTGGCGCGCGTCTCGCGCATTTTCGAACAGCTGAACAATGCATGGGATGTTCTGCGCACCATGACGCCCAGCGATTACACCGCCTTTCGCGACTCACTTGGCCAGTCTTCGGGCTTTCAATCGCATCAGTACCGTCAGATCGAATTCGTTCTGGGCAATCGCAACCCCGCGATGCTGCGCCCGCATGCACACCGCCCGGACATAACGGCCCTGTTGCAGGCCGAACTGGCGACTCCGTCACTCTATGATGTGGCATTGCAGGCGCTACATGCCTCGATTCCCCTGCCGGAGGAGGCACTGCACCGCGATATCGCCATGCCGCATACCCCCAGCGATGCCATCATCGCCGCCTGGAGCAAGGTCTATCGCGCGCCGCAAACCCATTGGGAACTTTATGAACTGGCGGAAAAGCTGGTCGATCTTGAAGATTACTTTCGCCGCTGGCGGTTCAATCATGTGACCACGGTGGAACGTGTCATCGGCTTCAAACGCGGCACCGGCGGGACCGGCGGCGTCAGTTACCTCAGGAAGATGCTTGAGGTCGAACTGTTTCCGGAGCTTTGGCATCTGCGGACCGGCCTTTGA
- a CDS encoding DUF4177 domain-containing protein, with amino-acid sequence MPHYEYKVVPAPTKGLKARGLKTPESRFANALQHLMNDMGSDGWEFQRAETLPSRERSGLTSSVTTYRNVLVFRRARSGDLEEFKPVVLKMADDAEVAAPEPVTPAEPEVAQDPERPAGQPGATKMLSDNGVEELSEVAGMTEALKKRAGQKKPAE; translated from the coding sequence ATGCCCCACTACGAGTACAAAGTTGTTCCTGCCCCGACCAAAGGCCTTAAGGCGCGCGGGTTGAAAACGCCTGAATCGCGGTTTGCAAATGCGTTACAGCACCTGATGAACGACATGGGCAGCGACGGATGGGAATTTCAGCGGGCCGAAACCCTGCCCAGCCGCGAACGCAGTGGATTGACCAGCTCTGTCACGACCTATCGCAACGTGCTGGTGTTTCGTCGTGCGCGTTCCGGTGATCTGGAAGAGTTCAAACCGGTTGTGCTGAAAATGGCTGACGACGCGGAAGTCGCGGCGCCAGAACCCGTGACGCCCGCAGAGCCCGAGGTTGCACAAGACCCGGAAAGGCCGGCAGGACAGCCGGGCGCGACCAAGATGCTAAGCGACAATGGCGTCGAAGAACTGTCGGAAGTCGCGGGCATGACCGAAGCCCTGAAAAAACGCGCCGGTCAGAAAAAACCTGCTGAATAA
- a CDS encoding transglycosylase SLT domain-containing protein, producing the protein MIERVLYLVIAGALGLASTAPLLASTEDGLVRPLVREANLPRTRWEYQQGSDIWTRGALAALRTHGAALAQSEPVDIKDWCPAYPEADLAQRQAFWVGFLSALAKHESTYRPYAVGGGGRWFGLLQIQPSTARGYGCAARSGQDLKDGASNVSCAVRIMAVTVPRDGVVATKGGRWGGVAADWGPMRNANKRADMQAWLGKQTYCRPLQSVRPRERTGTGGDR; encoded by the coding sequence ATGATTGAACGCGTTCTTTATCTGGTCATTGCCGGTGCTTTGGGGCTGGCATCGACAGCGCCGTTGCTGGCGTCGACAGAGGATGGGTTGGTGCGCCCGCTGGTACGTGAAGCGAATCTACCGCGGACCCGTTGGGAATACCAACAAGGGTCAGATATCTGGACACGGGGCGCGCTGGCGGCGCTTAGAACGCATGGTGCGGCGCTCGCGCAATCGGAACCCGTTGATATCAAAGACTGGTGCCCCGCCTATCCGGAGGCGGATCTGGCCCAGCGGCAGGCATTCTGGGTCGGGTTTCTGTCTGCGCTGGCGAAACATGAAAGCACCTACAGGCCCTATGCCGTGGGCGGCGGCGGGCGCTGGTTCGGATTGCTGCAAATCCAGCCATCGACCGCGCGGGGATATGGTTGCGCTGCCCGTTCGGGGCAGGACCTGAAAGACGGCGCATCCAATGTCAGTTGCGCGGTTCGGATCATGGCCGTGACGGTGCCGCGTGACGGTGTCGTTGCAACCAAAGGCGGGCGCTGGGGCGGTGTCGCTGCCGATTGGGGGCCGATGCGCAATGCCAACAAGCGCGCTGACATGCAGGCATGGCTCGGCAAACAAACCTATTGCCGCCCGCTTCAGTCCGTGCGTCCGCGTGAACGCACGGGCACGGGTGGCGATCGCTGA
- a CDS encoding gamma-glutamyl-gamma-aminobutyrate hydrolase family protein codes for MVRRSPQRPIVGIISNQYLLNDQYPAHAGGTMNSAAIADVSGCLPMLIPADPRFVSVDELLDVCDGFMLTGGRPNVHPEEYGEAETEAHGTFDRARDAIVLPLVRACVARGQPFLGVCRGFQEVNVAMGGTLYPEIRDLPGRMNHRMPPDGTLEEKFELRHKVRFTENGVFHGVMGATEVMTNTLHGQGIKTPGKDIVIDGYAPDGTPEAIYIQGAKGFTLSVQWHPEWDACNDPVSRPLFEAFGAAVRDWAAHDDTSEISKIAAQL; via the coding sequence ATGGTCCGTCGCAGCCCGCAGCGCCCGATTGTCGGCATTATTTCAAATCAGTATCTGCTGAATGACCAGTATCCGGCCCACGCGGGCGGGACGATGAATTCGGCTGCGATTGCCGATGTGTCCGGCTGTCTGCCCATGCTGATCCCGGCCGATCCCCGGTTTGTATCGGTGGATGAGCTTTTGGACGTATGCGACGGTTTCATGCTGACAGGTGGACGCCCGAACGTGCATCCCGAGGAATATGGCGAGGCGGAAACCGAAGCACATGGTACGTTTGATCGCGCGCGTGATGCTATTGTGCTGCCACTGGTGCGCGCCTGTGTGGCGCGCGGGCAGCCGTTTCTGGGTGTGTGCCGCGGTTTTCAAGAGGTGAATGTCGCGATGGGGGGAACGCTTTATCCGGAAATCCGGGATTTGCCGGGGCGAATGAACCACCGCATGCCGCCCGATGGCACGTTGGAAGAAAAATTCGAACTGCGCCACAAGGTGCGGTTTACAGAAAACGGAGTATTCCACGGTGTTATGGGCGCCACCGAAGTGATGACAAACACCTTGCACGGGCAGGGTATCAAGACACCGGGCAAGGATATCGTAATCGACGGATACGCGCCTGATGGCACGCCCGAGGCGATCTATATACAAGGTGCCAAGGGCTTTACCCTGTCGGTTCAGTGGCATCCGGAATGGGACGCCTGCAACGATCCCGTATCGCGCCCCCTTTTCGAGGCGTTCGGCGCAGCAGTCAGGGACTGGGCGGCGCATGACGACACATCGGAAATTTCAAAAATAGCCGCGCAGCTTTAA
- the gatB gene encoding Asp-tRNA(Asn)/Glu-tRNA(Gln) amidotransferase subunit GatB codes for MLDHTYEAPTPKRIAGAKHDWELVIGMEVHAQVTSNAKLFSGASTKFGAEPNANVAFVDAAMPGMLPVINRFCVEQAVRTGLGLNAHINLNSAFDRKNYFYPDLPQGYQISQLYHPIVGEGEVLVEMGEGKARLVRVERIHLEQDAGKSIHDMDPNMSFVDLNRTGVALMEIVSRPDIRGPEEAAAYITKLRQILRYLGTCNGDMQSGAMRADVNVSICLPGQYEKYMETQDFSHLGTRCEIKNMNSMRFIQQAIEVEARRQIAIVEAGGKVDQETRLYDPDKGETRSMRSKEEAHDYRYFPDPDLLPLDIEQSWVDEIKAGLPELPDAKKARFITEFGLSDYDASVLTADVEAAAFFEKTADGRDGKMAANWVINELFGRLKKDDRDIDASPVSPDQLGGIITLISKGDISGKIAKEVFEIAYTTGRDPVEIVETEGMKQVTDTGAIEAAVDAVIADNPAQVEKAKANPKLAGWFVGQVMKATGGKANPAAVNKLVSEKLGL; via the coding sequence ATGCTGGACCACACCTACGAGGCCCCGACCCCCAAACGGATAGCCGGTGCCAAACACGACTGGGAACTGGTGATCGGGATGGAGGTGCACGCCCAGGTCACCTCGAACGCGAAACTGTTTTCCGGCGCGTCCACCAAATTCGGGGCGGAACCCAATGCCAATGTGGCCTTTGTGGATGCCGCGATGCCGGGCATGCTGCCGGTGATCAACCGATTCTGTGTCGAACAGGCGGTGCGCACCGGGTTGGGCCTGAACGCGCATATCAACCTGAATTCAGCCTTTGACCGCAAGAACTACTTTTATCCCGATCTGCCGCAGGGCTATCAGATTTCGCAATTGTATCACCCCATCGTAGGCGAGGGCGAAGTGCTGGTGGAAATGGGCGAAGGCAAGGCGCGTCTGGTCCGGGTAGAGCGCATCCATCTGGAACAGGATGCCGGAAAATCGATCCACGACATGGATCCGAACATGTCTTTCGTCGATCTGAACCGCACCGGCGTGGCGCTGATGGAAATCGTCAGCCGGCCCGATATTCGCGGCCCCGAAGAGGCCGCAGCCTATATCACCAAACTGCGCCAGATCCTGCGCTATCTGGGAACGTGTAACGGAGATATGCAATCGGGCGCGATGCGTGCGGACGTGAACGTATCGATTTGCCTGCCCGGCCAATACGAAAAATACATGGAAACACAGGATTTTTCGCATCTGGGCACGCGTTGTGAAATCAAGAACATGAACTCGATGCGGTTTATCCAACAAGCCATCGAAGTCGAGGCCCGCCGGCAGATCGCCATCGTCGAAGCCGGTGGCAAGGTCGATCAGGAAACCCGCCTTTATGATCCGGACAAGGGCGAAACCCGTTCAATGCGGTCCAAGGAAGAGGCGCATGATTATCGCTACTTCCCCGACCCCGACCTGTTGCCTTTGGACATCGAACAAAGCTGGGTGGACGAAATCAAGGCGGGCCTGCCCGAACTGCCCGATGCAAAGAAGGCAAGGTTCATCACTGAATTCGGCCTGTCCGATTACGATGCATCGGTTCTGACCGCCGATGTCGAAGCCGCGGCCTTTTTCGAAAAAACCGCAGACGGGCGCGACGGGAAAATGGCCGCGAACTGGGTCATCAACGAACTGTTCGGTCGGTTGAAAAAAGATGACCGCGACATTGACGCAAGCCCTGTCAGCCCGGATCAGCTGGGCGGCATTATCACGCTGATTTCCAAGGGCGACATCAGCGGCAAGATCGCCAAGGAAGTCTTTGAAATCGCCTACACGACAGGTCGCGATCCGGTCGAGATCGTCGAGACGGAAGGGATGAAGCAGGTCACGGACACAGGCGCCATCGAAGCGGCTGTGGATGCCGTGATTGCCGATAACCCTGCGCAGGTCGAAAAGGCCAAGGCCAATCCGAAACTTGCAGGCTGGTTCGTGGGTCAGGTGATGAAGGCAACCGGCGGCAAGGCCAATCCGGCGGCGGTGAACAAACTGGTCAGCGAAAAACTGGGCCTGTGA
- a CDS encoding DnaJ domain-containing protein: MNKNDPFGFDMSVSSAKKKNPRGRRGMSGASETSVRLCEHEGCEEPGKYRAPKAPDVLDDYFWFCQQHVREYNLKWNFFHGTTEAEINAQQSKDKVWERETKPMKDPEARAWARLGIEDPHQVLGANATQNPGKGVSNSRKLPPTERRAVEILEAKDHWTKTEVRKAYKALIKVLHPDMNGGDRSQEEQLQEVVWAWDQLKVSRNFKD; this comes from the coding sequence ATGAACAAGAACGATCCGTTTGGATTTGACATGTCTGTGTCTTCGGCCAAGAAGAAAAATCCGCGGGGCCGCCGCGGAATGTCGGGTGCCTCTGAAACATCGGTCCGTCTGTGCGAACATGAAGGCTGCGAAGAGCCGGGAAAATACCGTGCGCCCAAAGCACCGGATGTTCTGGACGATTATTTCTGGTTCTGCCAACAGCACGTGCGCGAATACAATCTGAAATGGAATTTCTTCCACGGCACGACCGAGGCTGAAATCAATGCGCAGCAATCCAAGGACAAGGTTTGGGAACGTGAAACCAAACCGATGAAAGACCCCGAGGCGCGCGCCTGGGCACGTTTGGGCATTGAAGACCCGCATCAGGTTCTGGGTGCGAATGCCACGCAGAACCCCGGCAAAGGGGTCAGCAACAGCCGCAAACTGCCGCCCACCGAACGCCGCGCCGTCGAAATTCTGGAAGCCAAGGATCACTGGACAAAGACCGAGGTTCGCAAAGCCTACAAGGCGCTGATCAAGGTCTTGCACCCGGATATGAACGGGGGTGATCGCAGCCAGGAAGAACAGTTGCAGGAAGTCGTCTGGGCATGGGATCAGCTAAAGGTCAGCCGTAACTTCAAAGACTGA
- a CDS encoding GNAT family N-acetyltransferase produces the protein MTPLIRPYHPQDRAACAAVFYRAVREGAAEYYSTDQRAAWALASAPDDATPDRLLNQHCRVAEQDGQIIGFMSLTAEGYLDMAFVLPEAKGTGVADALYRALMKRAKQDNMTTLTVHASLGARKFFEKHGWQIDCREQHPVNGQTLERFHMSLMQKDIAT, from the coding sequence ATGACACCGCTGATCCGCCCCTATCACCCGCAGGATCGCGCAGCATGCGCTGCGGTTTTCTACCGGGCCGTGCGCGAAGGCGCCGCAGAATATTACAGCACAGACCAGCGCGCCGCTTGGGCCCTTGCAAGCGCGCCGGATGATGCCACACCCGACCGCCTGCTGAACCAGCATTGCCGGGTTGCCGAACAGGATGGGCAAATCATCGGGTTCATGTCTTTGACCGCCGAGGGCTATCTGGACATGGCCTTTGTTCTGCCCGAGGCCAAAGGCACAGGCGTGGCCGATGCGCTGTATCGCGCGCTGATGAAACGTGCAAAGCAAGACAATATGACCACCCTGACCGTGCATGCCAGCCTTGGCGCACGGAAATTCTTTGAAAAGCACGGCTGGCAGATTGACTGCAGGGAGCAGCATCCCGTCAACGGACAGACATTAGAACGCTTTCATATGTCACTGATGCAAAAGGATATTGCAACATGA